The Alphaproteobacteria bacterium genome includes a window with the following:
- a CDS encoding polysaccharide deacetylase family protein, which translates to MKRLAHPGRFDDTPLPHRPVGTWPGGAKLAVYVALNLESYAFGEGLSEDIVPGSGQPDVLNWSWREYGNRVGAWRLLDLFKECGLPPSLLVNSAIYDRHAPLVAAYRDAGAAIVAHGRTNSESQAGLDEAGECALIAEARDAIAEREGKAPQGWLGPWIAETAHTPDLLREAGFGYSLDWCMDDQPVALATRAGDLLTVPYPQELNDSNAIVARRHSASEFADMIVAQFDEMRAQAASGPCLVMGVALHAYVAGQPFRLRALRDALRHIGTAHADVWRTTTDAIAQAWSNG; encoded by the coding sequence ATGAAGCGGTTGGCGCATCCGGGCCGGTTCGACGACACGCCGCTGCCGCATCGCCCCGTCGGCACTTGGCCGGGCGGGGCGAAACTCGCGGTCTACGTGGCGCTCAATCTCGAAAGCTATGCGTTCGGCGAGGGCTTGAGCGAGGATATCGTGCCGGGCTCCGGTCAGCCCGACGTTTTGAATTGGTCGTGGCGCGAATACGGCAATCGCGTGGGCGCGTGGCGGCTGCTCGACCTGTTCAAGGAATGCGGATTGCCGCCATCGCTGCTGGTCAATTCCGCGATATACGATCGCCATGCGCCGCTCGTCGCCGCCTATCGCGACGCGGGTGCGGCGATCGTCGCGCATGGCCGCACCAACAGCGAAAGCCAGGCGGGTCTCGACGAAGCTGGTGAGTGCGCGCTGATCGCCGAGGCGCGTGACGCCATCGCCGAGCGAGAAGGCAAAGCGCCACAAGGCTGGCTCGGCCCTTGGATCGCGGAGACTGCGCATACGCCCGATTTGTTGCGCGAAGCGGGATTCGGCTATTCGCTCGACTGGTGCATGGACGATCAACCGGTCGCGTTGGCGACGCGCGCGGGCGACTTGCTGACCGTGCCGTATCCGCAGGAGTTGAACGATTCGAACGCCATCGTCGCGCGCCGACATTCGGCGAGCGAGTTCGCGGATATGATCGTGGCGCAGTTCGACGAGATGCGTGCGCAAGCCGCGTCGGGGCCCTGTCTTGTGATGGGCGTCGCGTTGCACGCCTATGTCGCCGGTCAGCCCTTCAGGCTGCGCGCGCTACGCGATGCGCTACGCCATATCGGAACGGCCCATGCGGATGTGTGGCGCACGACGACGGATGCGATCGCGCAAGCCTGGTCGAACGGCTAA
- a CDS encoding TAXI family TRAP transporter solute-binding subunit, with translation MLFHRFKRCVLIMAACAALVTQGPARAQGSGELSLYGGAAGGAFLPYAQGLASFLSRDRALRVRAVESGGSIANLTAVQREANAIGLAFLPTVQEAATATGFAQGRNYANIRALLPAFRSTYQIAVRGDSDIGRILDLDRKRVGVGPAGGTDELLFAVAAKDLYLKPVFVNGTIANLGAALLDGGIDALWVGARSPIPAIADVTENGGARVIGLSAWDIAGLTTRYPYLTPAIVPANTYRGQARPFATVASWNLLVVNKDLPEETALAIVKAILDTPDPATEIHPFASETRVEFLNENRVVDYHPGLLRYLRERPAKPR, from the coding sequence ATGCTTTTCCATCGTTTCAAGCGTTGCGTGTTGATCATGGCAGCCTGCGCGGCGCTGGTGACGCAGGGCCCGGCGCGCGCGCAGGGCAGCGGCGAATTGTCGCTGTATGGCGGCGCTGCGGGCGGCGCATTTTTGCCTTACGCGCAAGGCTTGGCGTCATTTCTAAGTCGCGATCGAGCGTTGCGCGTGCGCGCCGTCGAATCGGGCGGATCGATCGCCAATCTGACGGCCGTGCAACGCGAAGCGAACGCGATCGGCCTCGCCTTTCTGCCGACGGTGCAGGAGGCCGCGACGGCGACGGGTTTCGCGCAAGGGCGCAACTACGCCAATATCCGTGCGTTGTTGCCCGCGTTCCGCAGCACCTACCAGATCGCGGTTCGCGGCGATTCCGATATCGGCCGCATCCTCGATCTCGATCGCAAACGCGTCGGCGTCGGACCGGCGGGCGGGACCGACGAATTGCTGTTCGCGGTCGCCGCGAAGGATCTTTATCTCAAGCCCGTGTTCGTCAACGGGACGATCGCGAATCTCGGCGCGGCATTGCTCGATGGCGGGATCGACGCGTTGTGGGTGGGCGCGCGCAGCCCCATTCCCGCCATCGCCGACGTGACCGAAAACGGCGGGGCGCGTGTGATCGGGCTGTCCGCTTGGGACATCGCGGGATTGACCACGCGCTATCCCTATCTCACGCCCGCGATCGTGCCGGCGAATACCTATCGCGGTCAGGCGCGGCCGTTCGCCACAGTGGCGTCTTGGAATCTGCTGGTCGTGAACAAGGACCTGCCGGAGGAAACGGCGCTGGCGATCGTCAAAGCGATTTTAGATACGCCCGATCCCGCCACGGAAATCCATCCCTTCGCGAGCGAAACGCGTGTCGAGTTTTTGAACGAAAACCGCGTCGTCGATTATCATCCGGGATTGCTGCGTTATCTGCGCGAGCGCCCGGCCAAGCCGCGCTGA
- a CDS encoding extracellular solute-binding protein — protein sequence MKINRRNFVALGAAGAASLAMPSLVRAQGANVTFMSFNFAEDPNRPFIQKVVEDFKGSSGITVEPIGSAWGDMQRNILLRQRSRTLPQTAQIQDRWLPAIAQMQETVDIGALLGRPAIEEAIDPGALGLGLVGGKIVGLPLISGSVGFVANKEVMAKAGIAKVPETIDEFRAALLAVRDKVPNSVPFGMATKNPSSIPLDLMLLVWAHGGRLVDDEGKVVANSPATRAAFEFIAGLMRDRLVAPEIDRPDARRLFAQGTCAFYIDAPAARTFARSFSGRGEAADAFVLPMKTPILRAGDSPRSVEWGQVISMFATAPVAADAPAVRWLRNFISDGVQTTLPLQLGGLPTTKSGRNSAVVRNDNFLKDWAAAVGVTRKHEIGVWSNGPELSTILSEEMQAALLGQKNANAAVDAIQSRMEQSMARRG from the coding sequence ATGAAGATCAATCGTAGAAACTTCGTCGCGTTGGGTGCGGCCGGTGCGGCCTCGCTCGCCATGCCGTCGCTCGTTCGCGCGCAAGGCGCGAACGTCACGTTCATGAGCTTCAACTTCGCCGAAGACCCGAACCGCCCCTTCATCCAGAAGGTGGTCGAGGACTTCAAGGGTTCGAGCGGCATCACTGTCGAGCCGATCGGTTCGGCCTGGGGCGACATGCAGCGCAATATCCTGCTGCGCCAGCGTTCGCGCACCTTGCCGCAGACCGCGCAGATCCAGGACCGCTGGCTGCCCGCGATCGCCCAGATGCAGGAAACCGTCGATATCGGCGCGCTGCTGGGCCGTCCGGCGATCGAAGAAGCGATCGATCCGGGCGCTTTGGGTCTCGGCCTCGTCGGCGGCAAGATCGTCGGCCTGCCGTTGATCTCCGGCTCGGTCGGTTTCGTCGCCAACAAGGAAGTGATGGCCAAGGCCGGTATCGCCAAGGTGCCGGAGACGATCGACGAGTTCCGCGCCGCGTTGCTCGCGGTGCGCGACAAGGTGCCCAACTCGGTGCCGTTCGGCATGGCGACCAAGAATCCGAGCTCGATCCCGCTCGACCTCATGCTTCTCGTCTGGGCGCATGGCGGCCGTTTGGTGGACGACGAAGGCAAGGTCGTCGCGAATTCGCCCGCGACGCGCGCGGCGTTCGAATTCATCGCCGGCCTGATGCGCGACCGCTTGGTGGCGCCGGAAATCGACCGTCCCGACGCGCGCCGCCTGTTCGCGCAAGGGACTTGCGCCTTCTACATCGACGCGCCGGCCGCGCGCACCTTCGCGCGCAGCTTCTCCGGTCGCGGCGAGGCGGCCGACGCCTTCGTGCTGCCGATGAAGACGCCGATCCTGCGCGCGGGCGATTCCCCGCGTTCGGTCGAATGGGGCCAGGTGATCTCGATGTTCGCGACGGCGCCGGTGGCGGCGGATGCGCCCGCCGTGCGCTGGCTGCGCAACTTCATCAGCGACGGCGTGCAGACGACGTTGCCGCTGCAGCTGGGCGGCTTGCCGACGACGAAGTCGGGCCGCAACTCGGCCGTGGTGCGCAACGACAACTTCCTCAAGGATTGGGCCGCCGCCGTCGGTGTGACGCGCAAGCACGAGATCGGCGTGTGGTCGAACGGGCCGGAACTCTCGACGATCCTCAGCGAGGAAATGCAGGCCGCGTTGCTCGGCCAGAAGAACGCCAATGCCGCGGTCGACGCCATACAGTCGCGTATGGAACAGTCGATGGCGCGCCGGGGCTGA
- a CDS encoding SDR family oxidoreductase: MSAVYPDLENLPVLITGAASGIGASLTAHFARQKAKLGLIDINEAGLAQISADAKRDGAKQVATLKIDLRDVAALRHGIADLATKLGAFRVLINNAGDDARLPADQVEPDYWDDRMAVNLRHQFFAAQAVAPGMQQAGGGSIVNLSSISWMFGAAGLIAYTTAKSAVMGMTKSLAREFGPLGIRVNSIAPGMIWTEKQTARAQADDPAKLARYLERQCIKEPLEPADVSRLALWLASAEARRASGQTYVIDGGVV; encoded by the coding sequence ATGAGCGCGGTCTATCCCGATCTCGAAAACCTGCCCGTGCTGATCACGGGGGCGGCGTCGGGAATCGGCGCGTCGCTGACGGCGCATTTCGCGCGCCAGAAGGCGAAGCTTGGCTTGATCGACATCAACGAAGCGGGGCTGGCGCAGATTTCCGCCGATGCCAAGCGCGATGGTGCCAAACAAGTGGCGACGTTGAAGATCGATCTGCGCGACGTCGCGGCCTTGCGCCACGGCATCGCCGATCTCGCGACGAAGCTGGGTGCGTTCCGCGTGTTGATTAACAACGCGGGCGACGATGCGCGTTTGCCCGCCGATCAGGTCGAGCCCGATTATTGGGACGACCGCATGGCGGTCAATCTGCGTCACCAGTTCTTTGCCGCCCAAGCCGTTGCGCCCGGCATGCAACAGGCGGGCGGGGGATCGATCGTCAATCTCAGCTCGATTTCCTGGATGTTCGGCGCCGCTGGTTTGATCGCCTATACGACCGCGAAATCCGCGGTGATGGGCATGACCAAATCGCTGGCGCGCGAATTCGGGCCGCTGGGCATTCGCGTTAACTCGATCGCCCCCGGCATGATCTGGACGGAGAAGCAAACCGCGCGCGCGCAAGCCGACGATCCGGCCAAGCTCGCGCGTTATCTGGAACGGCAGTGCATCAAGGAACCGTTGGAGCCCGCGGACGTATCGCGGCTCGCTCTTTGGCTCGCGTCGGCGGAAGCCCGCCGCGCGTCGGGCCAGACCTACGTGATCGACGGCGGCGTCGTTTAG
- a CDS encoding PAS domain-containing protein yields MTDVTFDSTNRRFAWPKIASEPVRALATHWSILAKNGQAPLRERFTPLDLPARSWKNLFLLDFHAQSREFIVRVHGTYLVEATGADFTGLRMNESEIPGCTRRALFGLLQRIAADGAPQYYKGETLFRPPNWMRNVEQALCPLADEDGRLAAVIGAAEFAPMGKPAEAALAEL; encoded by the coding sequence ATGACTGACGTTACTTTTGATTCGACGAATCGCCGTTTCGCCTGGCCGAAGATCGCCAGCGAACCCGTGCGCGCACTCGCAACGCATTGGTCGATTCTGGCCAAGAATGGCCAAGCGCCGTTGCGCGAGCGCTTTACGCCGCTCGACCTTCCCGCGCGTAGTTGGAAAAATCTGTTTCTGCTGGATTTCCACGCGCAATCGCGGGAGTTCATCGTGCGCGTTCACGGAACCTATCTGGTCGAGGCGACGGGCGCGGACTTCACCGGCCTGCGCATGAACGAGTCGGAAATACCCGGCTGCACGCGCCGCGCGTTATTTGGTCTTCTGCAGCGCATCGCCGCCGACGGCGCGCCGCAATACTACAAAGGCGAAACTTTGTTCCGGCCGCCGAACTGGATGCGCAACGTCGAGCAGGCGCTGTGTCCGTTGGCGGACGAAGACGGGCGATTGGCCGCGGTCATCGGCGCCGCGGAGTTCGCGCCGATGGGCAAACCCGCCGAAGCGGCCCTCGCCGAACTGTAG
- a CDS encoding dihydrodipicolinate synthase family protein, with product MSKLKGVFPVLPTPFDAKGAVDTASLLRLLEFAVESGADGFVYPGMASEVETLTSAERAAAVTALGKALRGRIKFVVGASAADPDEAAARAREGAEAGASAAMIMAPAKAGQDVAAHIAFYAQVAKNCPIPIMLQNAPAPNGAGLKPEAVVQVALAVPTVRYVKEETLPCGQHVTKILAAAGGKLDGVFGGAGARYLIDELVRGAAGTMPATEMADVHVDIVRAFETGDTKKARYLYSRTLPLLLFQQTFRVRMTKTVLQARGLVGSNASRAAGPVPDAGDNVELAALIAEAADLFNRHPVREAAQ from the coding sequence ATGAGCAAACTGAAAGGCGTTTTCCCCGTTCTGCCGACCCCGTTCGACGCGAAGGGCGCGGTCGATACGGCGTCGCTGCTGCGCTTGCTGGAATTCGCCGTGGAATCCGGCGCCGACGGTTTCGTCTATCCCGGCATGGCTAGCGAGGTCGAAACGCTGACCTCGGCCGAACGCGCGGCGGCGGTAACGGCACTCGGCAAGGCGCTGCGCGGACGGATCAAATTCGTCGTGGGGGCGAGTGCCGCCGATCCGGACGAAGCGGCGGCACGCGCGCGCGAAGGGGCGGAAGCCGGTGCGTCGGCCGCGATGATCATGGCGCCCGCCAAAGCGGGCCAAGATGTCGCGGCGCATATCGCGTTCTATGCCCAAGTCGCCAAGAACTGCCCGATCCCGATCATGTTGCAGAACGCGCCGGCGCCGAACGGTGCGGGGCTCAAGCCCGAGGCGGTCGTGCAGGTGGCATTGGCGGTTCCGACCGTGCGCTACGTGAAGGAAGAAACGCTGCCCTGCGGCCAGCATGTGACGAAGATCCTCGCGGCGGCGGGCGGCAAGCTCGACGGCGTGTTCGGCGGGGCAGGGGCGCGTTATTTGATCGACGAACTCGTGCGCGGCGCTGCGGGCACGATGCCCGCGACCGAAATGGCCGACGTGCATGTCGATATCGTGCGCGCGTTCGAGACGGGCGATACGAAGAAAGCGCGCTATCTTTATTCGCGCACGCTGCCGCTGCTGCTGTTCCAGCAAACCTTCCGCGTACGCATGACCAAGACCGTGCTGCAAGCGCGCGGGCTGGTCGGGTCCAACGCGTCGCGCGCCGCCGGGCCCGTCCCCGATGCGGGCGACAATGTGGAACTCGCCGCGTTGATCGCGGAAGCCGCCGATCTGTTCAACCGCCATCCGGTTCGTGAGGCCGCGCAATGA
- a CDS encoding SMP-30/gluconolactonase/LRE family protein: MSGRTLSVVENGDGEAAREIPGAQALRRGLSLLDIVAESDKPLRFVEIAEQSGLSKPTAHRMLATLVEAGLLRVDERDQTYRLGFRLFRMAHRVWNEFDLRGAASPELARLADLTGEAVRLAVLDDTSVLYIDQRDSAQAVRLGLGVGARVAAHASGAGKAIVAHLDPQHRQTMVSRLSLERFTPNTIVDPIEFARELELTKGRGYAVSFGEQHADISSVAAPIFDHRAIAIGAIAIVGPSYRMGVDRLHALGRDAIEAARRVSGNVGQLAMSISINPRPLGPARDDLRCAVPSSCFLGEGPVWSAADKRLLFVDILAPSVILADPESGQFVSKPMPELIGAAVPRARGGFLAATQNGFKTFDWSSDTLTPIAHPEAGKPGNRFNDGKCDRRGRFWAGTLAITTAPGEGALYRLDADGKVATMGKGIHISNGLGWSPDDRRFYFTDSGARRIYVYDFDLDGGEIANRRVFVQLPENAGIPDGLTVDAEGFVWSAHWDGWCVTRYDPDGKVDRVVTLPVPRPTSCCFGGPDLSTLYITTARIRMSQRQLAEAPLSGGVFALRAGVRGQADTPFAG; encoded by the coding sequence ATGTCCGGTCGTACGCTCAGCGTGGTCGAGAATGGTGACGGCGAAGCCGCGCGGGAAATCCCGGGTGCGCAGGCGTTGCGCCGGGGGCTGTCGCTGCTCGACATCGTCGCCGAAAGCGACAAGCCGCTGCGCTTCGTCGAGATCGCCGAGCAATCGGGTCTGTCCAAACCGACCGCGCATCGCATGTTGGCGACGCTGGTCGAAGCGGGGCTGCTGCGCGTCGACGAGCGCGACCAGACCTATCGGCTCGGCTTCCGCCTTTTCCGCATGGCCCATCGCGTGTGGAACGAATTCGATCTGCGCGGGGCCGCGTCGCCCGAACTCGCGCGGCTCGCGGATTTGACCGGAGAGGCCGTGCGCCTCGCCGTGCTCGACGACACGTCCGTCCTTTATATCGACCAGCGCGACAGCGCCCAGGCCGTGCGCTTGGGGCTGGGCGTGGGCGCGCGCGTTGCCGCCCATGCCAGCGGGGCGGGGAAGGCGATCGTCGCCCATCTCGATCCCCAGCATCGCCAGACGATGGTCAGCCGCCTGTCGCTGGAACGCTTCACGCCGAACACGATCGTCGATCCGATCGAATTCGCGCGCGAGCTCGAACTCACCAAGGGGCGCGGCTACGCCGTTTCGTTCGGCGAGCAGCATGCCGATATCAGTTCGGTCGCCGCCCCCATTTTCGATCACCGCGCGATCGCCATCGGCGCGATCGCGATCGTCGGGCCGTCCTATCGCATGGGCGTGGACCGGCTTCACGCCCTGGGCCGCGACGCGATCGAAGCCGCGCGCCGCGTCTCGGGCAATGTCGGCCAGCTCGCCATGTCGATCTCCATCAATCCCCGCCCGCTGGGTCCCGCGCGCGACGATTTGCGCTGCGCCGTGCCGTCGAGCTGCTTCCTGGGCGAAGGCCCGGTGTGGTCCGCCGCCGACAAGCGCTTGCTGTTCGTCGATATCTTGGCGCCCTCGGTGATCCTCGCGGATCCCGAAAGCGGTCAGTTCGTATCGAAGCCGATGCCCGAATTGATCGGTGCGGCCGTGCCGCGCGCGCGCGGCGGGTTCCTCGCTGCGACGCAGAACGGCTTCAAGACCTTCGACTGGTCGTCGGACACGCTGACGCCGATCGCGCATCCCGAAGCGGGCAAACCCGGCAACCGTTTCAACGACGGCAAATGCGACCGGCGCGGGCGGTTTTGGGCCGGCACGCTGGCGATCACCACCGCGCCGGGCGAGGGCGCGCTGTATCGTCTCGACGCCGACGGCAAAGTCGCGACGATGGGGAAGGGCATCCACATCTCGAACGGTTTGGGCTGGAGCCCGGACGACAGGCGGTTTTACTTCACCGATTCCGGCGCGCGCCGCATCTATGTCTATGATTTCGATCTCGATGGCGGCGAAATCGCCAATCGGCGCGTCTTCGTGCAATTGCCGGAGAATGCGGGCATTCCCGACGGGCTGACGGTCGACGCGGAAGGCTTCGTGTGGAGTGCCCATTGGGACGGCTGGTGCGTCACGCGCTACGACCCCGACGGCAAGGTCGACCGCGTCGTCACGCTGCCGGTCCCGCGCCCGACGAGCTGCTGCTTCGGCGGGCCCGATCTTTCGACGCTTTACATTACGACGGCGCGTATCCGCATGTCGCAACGCCAGCTCGCGGAGGCGCCGCTGTCGGGCGGCGTGTTCGCGTTGCGCGCCGGCGTGCGCGGCCAAGCCGATACGCCGTTCGCAGGGTGA
- a CDS encoding carbohydrate ABC transporter permease, translating into MLDLSSPSARVVFTLVLGAIALFLFFPIYWLTISAFKGNAELYRIIPTLWPNAPVLDNFVTAFGRGRLLDQLRNSLVVSGSAAALNTMLAMYAGYSFAKFRYAGRRWTMLLLLSAQVFPFGLLLISLYPLVTELGLIDTHLGLTLSYIVFALPVSTYMLYSYFTQVPSELIEAARADGAGELRIFHTIVLPVSVPALVTVFLYGFMWSWNDLLYSLTLIVSEDKRTIGPGLLLSYLNEVNADWGGAMAASLVASSPIVVAFAFLQRWFIQGVTAGAVK; encoded by the coding sequence ATGCTCGATCTTTCTTCGCCCAGCGCACGTGTCGTTTTCACGCTGGTCCTCGGCGCGATCGCGCTGTTCCTGTTCTTCCCGATCTATTGGCTGACGATTTCGGCCTTCAAGGGCAACGCCGAGCTCTATCGCATCATCCCGACCTTGTGGCCGAACGCGCCCGTGCTCGACAATTTCGTCACCGCGTTCGGGCGCGGCCGCTTGCTCGATCAGCTGCGCAACAGTCTGGTCGTGTCGGGCTCGGCGGCGGCGCTCAACACGATGCTGGCGATGTATGCGGGCTATTCCTTCGCCAAGTTCCGCTATGCCGGCCGGCGCTGGACGATGCTGCTGCTGCTGTCCGCACAGGTGTTTCCGTTCGGCCTGCTGCTGATCAGCCTTTATCCGCTGGTCACGGAACTCGGTCTCATCGACACGCATCTCGGCCTCACGCTGTCCTACATCGTGTTCGCGCTGCCGGTATCGACCTACATGCTCTACAGCTACTTCACCCAGGTGCCGAGCGAGTTGATCGAAGCCGCGCGCGCCGACGGGGCGGGGGAACTGCGCATCTTCCATACGATCGTGCTGCCGGTCTCCGTACCCGCGCTCGTCACCGTGTTCCTCTACGGCTTCATGTGGTCGTGGAACGATCTGCTCTATTCGCTGACGCTGATCGTGTCGGAGGACAAGCGCACGATTGGGCCGGGCCTGCTGCTGTCCTATCTCAACGAAGTCAACGCGGATTGGGGCGGGGCGATGGCCGCGTCGCTGGTCGCGTCGTCCCCCATCGTCGTCGCGTTCGCATTCCTGCAACGCTGGTTCATCCAAGGCGTGACCGCCGGAGCCGTGAAATGA
- a CDS encoding sugar ABC transporter permease — protein MTQVTGNAAAGGEMPPPRISSAARWGGLKAGERRVGLLFLAPALIAFGTVIAWPFLRALGYAFTRYDLQTPVPRFIGLDNFRMILSTPEILGSFITTGIYVGLATGFTVLLGFAWAMILNQPFRGRGAIRAISLIPWVLPSTVSAFVWGWIFNSRYGLLNALFLELGLIDHPTAWLSTPNGAMAAVVVTKVWLSIPLFMTFFLAGLQSLDREQIEAARVDGAGNWPVLRDHVLPHLRPVLLVVIVLGVIGNLQHFDTIYALTGGGPVRATAVLSIEVYRRAFDQWDTGLASAIGLLWVATILPAAAYYLRHLLRGV, from the coding sequence ATGACGCAAGTCACGGGAAACGCGGCGGCGGGCGGTGAAATGCCGCCGCCGCGCATCTCGTCCGCCGCGCGATGGGGCGGGCTGAAAGCGGGGGAGCGGCGCGTCGGGCTGCTGTTCCTCGCACCCGCCCTGATCGCGTTCGGGACCGTGATCGCGTGGCCGTTCCTGCGGGCACTTGGTTACGCGTTCACGCGCTACGATCTGCAAACGCCGGTGCCACGCTTCATCGGCCTCGACAATTTCCGGATGATCCTGTCCACGCCGGAAATTCTCGGCAGCTTCATCACGACCGGAATCTATGTCGGCCTGGCGACGGGTTTTACCGTTTTGCTCGGCTTCGCCTGGGCGATGATCCTCAATCAGCCTTTCCGAGGGCGCGGTGCCATCCGTGCGATTTCGCTGATCCCTTGGGTGTTGCCGTCGACCGTGTCGGCGTTCGTGTGGGGCTGGATCTTCAATAGTCGCTACGGTCTGCTGAACGCACTGTTCCTGGAACTCGGTTTGATCGACCATCCGACCGCATGGCTGTCCACGCCCAATGGCGCGATGGCCGCCGTCGTCGTCACCAAAGTGTGGCTGTCGATCCCGTTATTCATGACCTTCTTCCTGGCGGGCCTGCAAAGCCTCGACCGCGAACAGATCGAAGCCGCGCGCGTCGATGGCGCCGGGAATTGGCCTGTGTTGCGTGATCATGTGTTGCCGCATTTGCGGCCGGTGTTGTTGGTCGTGATCGTGCTGGGCGTGATCGGGAACTTGCAGCATTTCGACACGATCTATGCGTTGACCGGCGGCGGTCCCGTGCGCGCGACCGCCGTGCTGTCGATCGAGGTGTATCGCCGCGCCTTCGATCAGTGGGATACGGGCCTCGCCTCGGCGATCGGCTTGCTGTGGGTCGCGACGATCCTGCCGGCTGCCGCCTATTATCTGCGTCATCTGTTGCGGGGCGTGTGA
- the ugpC gene encoding sn-glycerol-3-phosphate ABC transporter ATP-binding protein UgpC, with the protein MARLQLSGIKKSFGPAKVLHGIDLEIGDGEFTVFVGPSGCGKSTLLRLICGLDEIDEGTLAIDGEIVNDVPPAKRGIAMVFQSYALYPHMSVAQNMGYALRLADTPRAEIDKRVGAAAEILRLTPLLERKPRQLSGGQRQRVAIGRAIVREPRIFLFDEPLSNLDASLRVDMRAEIAALKQRLGTTMIYVTHDQTEAMTLADKIVVMNAGRLEQVGRPLDLYRKPANRFVARFIGSPRMNLLQGGLLGDRAAEVGLRPEDLKLVDTRDAKLSGDVRLVEHLGSDLFAHVAVEGASETVIVRLDGRRDVSVGARVGLTIDANDIHRFTADGLRVSA; encoded by the coding sequence ATGGCGCGTCTTCAGCTTTCCGGCATCAAGAAGAGTTTCGGCCCCGCCAAGGTGCTGCACGGCATCGATCTCGAGATCGGCGACGGCGAATTCACCGTCTTCGTCGGCCCGTCGGGTTGTGGCAAATCCACGCTGCTGCGCCTGATCTGCGGTCTCGACGAAATCGACGAAGGCACGCTCGCCATCGACGGCGAGATCGTCAACGACGTGCCGCCCGCCAAGCGCGGCATCGCGATGGTGTTCCAATCCTACGCGCTCTATCCGCATATGAGCGTGGCGCAAAACATGGGTTACGCGCTGCGTTTGGCCGATACGCCGCGCGCCGAGATCGACAAGCGCGTGGGGGCCGCCGCCGAAATTCTGCGCTTGACGCCGCTGCTCGAGCGCAAGCCGCGCCAATTGTCCGGCGGTCAGCGCCAGCGCGTGGCGATCGGCCGCGCCATCGTGCGCGAACCGCGCATCTTCCTGTTCGACGAGCCGCTGTCCAATCTCGACGCATCGCTGCGCGTCGATATGCGCGCGGAAATCGCGGCGCTGAAGCAGCGCCTGGGCACGACGATGATCTACGTGACCCATGATCAGACGGAAGCGATGACGCTTGCCGACAAGATCGTGGTGATGAATGCGGGCCGCCTCGAACAAGTCGGACGGCCGCTCGATCTCTATCGCAAACCCGCCAACCGCTTCGTGGCGCGCTTCATCGGCTCGCCGCGCATGAATCTGCTGCAAGGCGGTTTGCTGGGCGACCGCGCGGCGGAAGTGGGGCTGCGCCCCGAGGATTTGAAGCTGGTCGATACCCGCGATGCCAAGCTTTCGGGCGATGTGCGGCTGGTCGAACATCTGGGCAGCGATCTGTTCGCGCATGTGGCCGTCGAGGGGGCGTCCGAAACGGTGATCGTGCGCCTCGACGGACGGCGCGACGTTTCGGTCGGTGCGCGCGTCGGCTTGACGATCGACGCCAACGACATCCATCGCTTCACGGCCGATGGCTTGCGGGTATCGGCATGA